Part of the Antechinus flavipes isolate AdamAnt ecotype Samford, QLD, Australia chromosome 2, AdamAnt_v2, whole genome shotgun sequence genome is shown below.
CTGAGATGTTTGTAATATGCTTAGCACAACacttagtacatagtaggcacttaataaagatttattccTTCCTTCATGGACAGTATGTTAATTGAATGAGAGAATTATACTAGTACTATTGAAAACAGTCAGGGATGCAGCATCTTCCAAAGCTAACCCAAACTCCATGAGGAAAAGAAGGTCAAAGGAACATAAGAAGAAGGGTTTAAAGTGAAGAAAAGTTTGTTAATGATACAATCAAGGATTCCAAAGGTACAATGTAAGGGAAAGGCACAGCAGAATAGGAGCACAGAGAAAGAAGGGCTGAATAATGATGAAGGTTTGAGAGAATAGGAATGTGGTAATGGGaaaatagtttcttctaggaaGCTTATAACTCTGTAGCACAGGTAttcaaagaggaagagaaagaagtttGTGAATATAGAATGGTTGGTGTTCTGGCTTTTCCCAATAAGAGTATCAGCTCCTCAGTCCAGGGTAGGCTTGGAAGTGGAGGAGCCTATGACATCATTGCCTTATTCATTGTATCCACAGCTATTTTTAGTTCTATGCAAGTTCAAGGGAGGCTTCATGTCCTAGGCCCTGGTGTTTAGAGGAGGGCCCTTGTTGATTTTGGAGGCTTGAGGCATTGTCACCTTTTCTCATCCTCCTTGGTGGCTGAGTCTCTGATCCTGGCCTGAATCTGGTTTGTTAGAGACTTGGTATCTGGGCTGGAAGACTGAGGCAAAGATCTCTGTTATACTCATGAACTGTCTATGTGCTTTCTCAAGCACATCATTATTTGTTTCAAAGTGTTTCTCTCTACCTCAACCTACTGTAATAACCTGCTGGACTTCCCTCATATAATTTAGATGACTGGTCCATCTTCTTCAGCATATCTCCTCTCTGTGTCAGTAAGCAATGGCTAGCATGCCCTCGGCCCTCTGTTCTGTAGCTAACCTCACTTCTTTGAGGAAATGTAGGAATGAGGAAGCATCCTGAACTTGGAAGAAAAGGGCTGGGCTTCAGTCCCAGAGCTGCTCCTTCCCACTTAACTCTATCTTAGGTTAGCTGTCTCCCTACTCCGGTCTCtgttttccacatctgtaaaatgaggaagttggactttCACATTCCTTCCAGTTTTCAGTCCTGTGACAGATGATTGTGGCTTCTTCGTTAAGAATCCCGTGATGCATCCTAGCACGTTCCGTGTATgtcatcttttccttttgtatGCAGTACCACTTTGTGTCCCTGAGAATAGActgcttttttcccttcaaggGAATTGCATGTCAGattctttcaattgatttttattttaagtccATTATTTCTTGGTTGATTTGATCTTGTATCTGATTCCATTTTTACCATGACCTTACATCTTAGCAAAATGCCATACAGTTGTGGAAACATTTTGCATAGTGGTCATAGAAAGCAAGTCACCAAGCATGCAGACACTAACTTGTATTTGTTGCATAGGTGAATAGGGGAAACTCAGTGTcacagggagggagggggaagcatTCATGCTAAGAGTGAGCCCTGGGAAAGGAAGTAAAATAGATTGGCAGGCACAGTGCACATCTAGTAGCAAATCAATGTAATGTGCTTGTGAAGAATAGAAGTCCCAGGACAGCTGCAACTCAGAGCTCCAATTTACACTAACTGTGAAGCTAGCTCAGATTCCCAACCCCTTTTCTCTCCTGTACATTTTCCTTGTTGaaactttttctctttgtctctgcagGAAGATACTATGGAGGTGGAAGAGTTCTTGAAAGAAGCTGCAGTAATGAAAGAGATCAAACACCCTAACTTAGTACAATTACTAGGTAAGTGAGAGAAGTACCAAGCAGAGGAACTTTTAATTAAACCCTCTGGGGTGATACAGGTGCCATAAAAGAAGAGATAAGCTGCTTACCGTGTTAAGGTTTCAGATCCAGACAGCTATTCTCTACCAACATTCAACACTTGAAAGCAAGGGGTATTTTTTTGGTTGCTAATCTGTTATTACTTGCGCTAGTATCTGAAAGTAATCAGGGAATGCAAATCTAAAAATTGACTGTTGAAAAATTAGAGTTTTTCAGTTCTCTCCTCTCTTACAAAGTGATTCTGAGGGTCAAAGCAATCTTCTGATAAAAGTAATTATGGTTTCTATCCTTATGTGGGGAGGCTTGAGTTAAGGTTAGCTTTTTactgctgtttcttttttttttttttaatgctacttCTTCCATTCTGAACTTTGTGGTATCTTTCATTTCCAAGAtcttttagagaaagaaagaaggtagaaaCACTCATCTCATTAGAGATGAACTTGCAGTCACAATATGGATATGACGTGAAAAAGTTTCTCAGAAGTCAGTTTCCCTAAAGCCAGgcattttttatgttttctaagaAGTAGATAAAGCAATAGCCTGAAGTACTTCATGTCTTACTTCACAGGGGTTTGTACTCGGGAACCCCCATTTTATATAATCACAGAGTTCATGACCTATGGGAATCTGTTAGATTATCTACGAGAGTGTAATCGGCAGGAGGTGAATGCAGTTGTGCTGCTATACATGGCCACTCAGATCTCATCAGCTATGGAGTACCTGGAGAAGAAAAACTTCATCCACAGGTAGGAGCTGGACCACTTAGAATCTCATCATGAGAGCCAGAACTTTCCTTTCCAAAGCTTCTCACTCTCTTGGTGTTAAGAATCAGGCTCTAACTTTGTCACTGGCAGATTATTGAACCTTGAAATAAAGGCATATGGAAATTTTTTGATTTTACAATCTTTAGGGGCACATAACCAGGATTTAGTACAGAAAAGGAGTGGATCCTAGTGGTTAGTCACAGGGGCATAGATAATTCAATCTGAGCCATTTTGGATTAAGTGGTATGCTAAGTAAGATTCATAAAAAGCTTGACTCCTAATAATCATAGTTCTCTATGAAATAAAGTACACGTTGTTCCTTTGCATAGCTTTCATCAGTAATGACTTCTTCTTGGGAGCTACCAGCATTGCTTTTAAACAAACTCATGTTAGTGGCCAGTgtttatgttttttcccttttattataaaTCCAATCACCTTACTCTCATCTAGTTCAGGAGTGTTTTGCTGTGGTCTGAATTGTATGTATCTTTGAATTAAGCTTCTTTGCTGTTTTAAAGGCTGGAGTGTTTTGACCTTCAAATGTGCTGTAATTATGTTAGTGCTTTGCATTCTTTCCCAGTAGAAATGACTTCCTAGCAAAGTGATGACACAACCTGAATTGGGGCCTGATGGGCTTTGCTAGCTCTGTTTTATTCAAGATGTTCTTCCCGCCACATTTTCAACCGCTCTTATCCAATTAACTCAAGTATGAAAATTACATGAGATTCATAGTGAGGAATAAGAGTATCATGTGTGAAATACTAGCATTCCTTATAAGACATATTTTCTATGCTACGTGGGAATTTGATTCAAATGCTTCTGTCATTCAGGAAAGTGAACTCTCTGATGCTGCAAATTGAGATTTCTTGACTTTTGATTTTGCTTGCACTGCTAAGTTTGTACCCTCTGCATTCAGGCACACCTAAAATGTTTTACCAAAATCCTATTAAACTAAACTATTCtgcatttaatttctctgtgatTGCTGATGACCATGCTATCTTAAACAGTTATCTTCATAAGCTGCTGCTTTTCATCCCTCTATTTTGATAGCTGTATGATTTTGTGGCTAATGTCTATAAACCACCATGTTAGACTGAAATTTCTCTGGTTGAATCAGGAGGCAAGATGAGACAGATTGCAAATGAGAAAGATTTTGAGATTACCTGGGCAAGCAttactgaagaagagaaaattgacaAATGCagtttgaataaaatatatttaaaatgtatagggCAAGGGAAGTCTCAACAGGAATTTTCTCTAATATTAGTCAGAGTTAATAAGATAATACAggtttcaaagaaaacaaatggttTTTGATCACcattattaaacttttttattcaACTGTTACCAAAACTGAAATTATGTTCAGGACTTCTAATGGATTGATTTTGGTATTCTCTAGGGATCTTGCTGCTCGAAACTGCCTTGTAGGAGAAAACCACTTGGTGAAGGTGGCTGATTTTGGCTTGAGCAGGTTAATGACAGGAGATACCTATACAGCCCATGCTGGAGCTAAGTTCCCAATCAAATGGACAGCACCTGAAAGCCTGGCTTATAATAAATTTTCCATTAAGTCAGATGTCTGGGGTAAGAACTcatatatttactttaaaaataaatccattctTATTCTTTCCATCTTACCTTCTGGATGGCATTCTCTTTCTTActacctcatttcttttctattacatACCTtgtattcttcctttccctctctttattcttcattcttttttttccctttctcttttcttccaaagAGAAGTTCTTCCTGTTATTTGATATCAATGAATTTATTTTCCCAAAGTAATTTGAACATAAATTGCATTCTTTTCTCTTaccagctttttgtttttattcaaaatATGGTATTCAGACTAGGCGTGATAGTTGTGACATGCATGACTTTAGGCCTCATGACCAGTGCGTCTGTGCTTGTCAGTGTTTTTCTTGGATGTTGCTTTTCAGCTTGTCATGTGGCAGATCTTGACTGGCTTATCTATAAGTTGCCACTAATAGGAGGTTTGATTTGCAGCTTCTTATTTTATGTAGGCATAGATGTCCATAGGATAGAGTGATCTCCACTACTTTCTTTGACTAAGTCTTGGACTTAAATATTTCAGAACTTGATCTTGGAATTTTTTAACTAGACAGAACCTTAAGAGGTTTCAATTGAAATCTAGAGCCtgctttgcccaggatcacaaaggtCCTTGACTTGTTTGTAGAAATAAGACTAGAACACTGATTCCCAGTGCAGGTGAATATCCACTGTAGTGTAGTGCcaaaatgattatatttatatagactaTATAATGGTTAATCCATTGTGACTTTCCTTAATTATGTCTTTAATAAAACTTGAAAGATCCTAATTCTTTCAGAGCATTCAAGTCTGAGATGTTGAGTAAATTGAAAAGTAGTCTGATTTTATCCTGTTGTGTCACAGGTCTTAGTTAACAAAGAAGCTTATTAAAGTTTGTTAAGCATCTGAACTGCTTTTGAGCATAGTCCTTGCCTCTCCTGTACAGTTTTAATGTACAGATTATAGTCACAGCtaactcttaagaattttagcttgttttcctttttctgtcttttagcATTTGGTGTTTTGCTTTGGGAAATTGCTACATATGGTATGTCCCCTTATCCTGGAATTGATCTGTCACAAGTATATGAATTATTGGAAAAAAACTATCGCATGGAGCGTCCCGAAGGCTGTCCAGAAAAAGTCTATGAACTCATGAGAGCATGTGAGTTTTCTACAAACTTAGCAAGAAAGATTTTGTTTAACCAAACAGACAAACTGAAATTTTTTCTTGAAGGGATATATGTGAAAGGTTAGAAGCAGAGTCCTTTGGCCATGTTATTTCCAGGGAATTTTGTTcttagtaataaaaatatttctatttttatatattaatatatctttaTTGTATATGTATTACATGTGAATCACAAATTATCAAGCACTATCTGAGATcttaaaagtatatatttctcCCTATTTATATCAGTTTCAAGTTTTCAATTAATGTGGCAACATAAaattagtcctttttttttttttttttttttttttaaagaaactagtCTTAGCAATTAGAGCTAAAAACAATCCAGAGATCCTCTAgtttaatcctttctttttatgAGTGAGGAAGTTTTCCAGaaaggaagtgacttgtccaaggtatCTCAGTGAGTTTTTGGCAGAGTCAGGACAACATCCCTCTCCTGTGACATTGTGCTAAATAGGGCTCGACTCTTCACAaacccatctgggattttcttctCAGAGATTCTGGAGGGtctgccacttccttttccagctcattttacagatgagggaactgaggcaaatggggtcataaactaggaagtgtctgaggcaggattcgaacttagaggagtcttcctgactccaggtctgaccCCCCTATGCAGTTCAGCGCCCTCTGGGTGCCTGAAAATGGGAATAGACTATTCCTTTCAAGTTCCCACTCTTCATTTAGAATGCTCAGTAATAGGCTAGAGTTTGCTTCTTAAAGTTTATTTAACTTGGGGTTTGTTTGTCCAGGTTGGCAGTGGAGTCCTTCTGACCGGCCCTCCTTTGCTGAAATCCACCAAGCCTTTGAAACGATGTTTCAGGAGTCTAGCATCTCAGATGGTAACGGGTGGCGCTGTGCCAGGGTCACTGGGAGGCTGGGGGGCAGTGCGCAGGCTGGGGGTGTGTGGCAGCGTTCTCTGTGTGCCCTGTGGTGATGCTGTCTGAGACCTACAAGGGCACTTGAGTTTTACTGGGCAGTGTGAGAGATTAAGTTCTTCAGCGTTCAGTTTTTTCCATAATAATTCATAAGTAAACACtgctgatttaaaaaacaaaaataagaccaATAACAGTTCTTTCATGTATTTTTAGAGGTGGAAAAAGAGTTGGGGAAGAAAGTTGTGCGAAATGTTATCAGTACGTTACTCCAGGCACCAGAATTGCCAACTAAGACCAGAACATCTAGGAGAGCTGCTGAAAATAAAGATGCCAGCGAGCTGCTTGACACTTCTCATCTGAGGAGTCAGGGAGAAGGTAGTATGTGTTATGAGCCTTTGTACCTTTCCTGGTGTGTGCTGATCCCAAGCTCCTAGAAGCTTCCAAAGTCACATGTTTAGAGATGAAAAGTAAAAGGGggaatctgttcttctcttttaaatttcCAGTAGGTGCTGGAGAGAGAAGCAAGTCCTGAAATATAGAGAGTCTACTCTTTTTGAAAGTGGAAGGATCCCCATTGAAAACAGAAAGCTAATCACCCCACAGCACCCCTATCTCCCTTTGGGAATCATTAAAGAGCAATTGGCTTTGGCAGTTAGTTCGGTCAAAGAGGCAGAGATGCTTATAAAATCTGCTGAGAAACTAATCCACCTTTTCATCTATTATTCAAAGCATTTGTGGTTCCCATTCCAGGGcagataaaacaataataaatattgaacCCAAATGAAAGGGGGATTGTAGGTAGAACATTGACATGAAAAGCTCactcaaagaaaaccaaatcaacTCCCTACTCCTTttccagcccccccccaaaaaaaaaaaaaaaaaaaacattctagtaCAGAACTAGTGATGTGAAAAAACTCATTTGTATAGTGTTTTGTGGTTTATGGAGGGCTTTCCCCATGACAGCCTTTTGAAATAGGTAGTGTAAGTAACAGTAGTCCCCGTTTAATAGGTGAGAAaacaagttggggggggggggaattaaataatttgccagtgttacaaagctagtaaatgtcagaccTGTGATTTGAGCTTGGTTCCCCAGAATCATTGTCCTTTCCACTACATCAGGGCTCTCAGTACTGTACCATTCTGCCCCTCATAGTATTTTGTGGTTCCTGGAAAAAAGTACCTTTCTGTTGTAATTCCTTAGGGCATTATAGGAGGTTGGATTGGGATATTAGAGAGTCTCATGATTTTGAGTATGTCTGTGATTTAAATCACTAGAGTAGATAAGGAATTTTCTGTCTGAATATTAATAAGCAAAGCAGATCTTGAATGGTCATTCTTAGCATCCCTCACTGCCAGCTTTTATCCTTTTAGGATCATGATATGAGGTGTTAAGCAAAATGCATGTATTTAGTAGGAACctaataaatatgtgtttatttattaattttgaatttgattgagaatggcttttggaaaaaaaattaatgaaaactcTTAACCAATTACTATGTCAAGGATTTCAGATTTTGTTGATATGAATATTTGTGGATATACATTATCTCCAAGTCATAGTAGACAATTTAATAAATGAGTATAACCAAAAATTATATATCTCTTAGTGACCATCCCTTTGGACAGTAACTTAGCCAAGTTGATCCTCCCATTGACAGATCTACAAGCCTTCAAGAAACCCAAACATACTCAAGCCTTTTTAACTTGACACTGGATCTGTGTTCTATTGACATCAGTTGAGCTTCCTCCATGCCATGATGAAACAATGTATTAGAACTTTAGTTCAAGATGAAAAGCAACATAATAAGAAATGTGGTTCATTAAAGTGGTGCACTTAAAGATAAAGGTCAAATGGAAGGATAGTGTGAAAGCCAAGCACATCAAGTATCagcattgaaaatattttatttgaatttttcccttcttcattgATTCTATGTCAGACTAAAGTTAATTAGATTCTCCACTTagattctcctgattcttttcctgACATGCTGCCTGGCTTATGGTAAATGAGTATATAAGCAACTCCATTTAGATTTAGCAAGTGCTAGCAGTTGGGCTATTCTAGTAGTTGACCTGTTGGTTGAGTATATCTGTATTCAAAATGGAGGACACTGAAAACTCCAGATACATCTATTATAAACCATTATTCATATTTAAAGCATGCCAATTTGAAGATTTAAAAAGGTCATCCTCTCTGTCTTTAGAGCATAATAGCTCATTGTCAGTGTGTTTCTATGGCAAGAAGCACCTTCCCTTCCAAATTATGCCACTTAGAACATTCGGATGGTTGACTGATCTGAGGGTAATAGGTTCTGAGTTTCTGTTTTGGCTCTGTCATTGTTTTCACTTGACCAGGTAATGATGTCAGAAGGGGACTCTTGTCTCCAGTGTCACCCCTACTTTTTATTATGTCTTCAGTGCCTCAGTGAGTAAGAGGCCTTTTTAGAGGAGAAAACAGTTACATATTTGATAGAGTGAGTAATTACACCAGAATGCAGATCTCTGAATACAAAAGAACTAACTTGTCAAAATTAGATAGAAATCtctactctgaaaaaaaaagtttattgatgaTCATTTTAGGAAATAGTGTGTTAATTTGTGCCCCAGTGGCCTCCTATGCTGCAGAATCTGATTTCATAtgaaggaagtctttttttttttttaaactttttattgacagaatccatgccaggataattttttacagcattatcccttgcactcacttctgttccgatttttcccctccctccctccaccctctcccccagatggcaagcagtcctttacatgttgaatatgttgcagtatatcctagatacaatatatgtttgcagaaccaaacagttctcttgttgcacagggagaattggattcagaaggtataaataacccaggaagaaaaacaaaaatgcaagcagtttatattcatttcccagtgttctttctttgggtgtagctgcttctgtccatccttgatcaattgaaactgagttagatctctttattgaagagatccacttccatcagaatacatcctcaaacactatcgttgttgaggtatataatgatctcctggttctgctcatttcactcaatatcagttcatgtaagtctcgccagtcctctctgtattcatcctgctggtcattatgAAGGAAGTCTTAATGGAATGATCACAAAAAGTGACATGGAAATGCTTTCTCTTGATTTATTCAAACACTCCTaattttgtttcagattttttggATCACGAACCTGCTGTTTCTCCACTGCTCCCAAGGAAAGAAAGAGTTCCCCAGGACAGTAATCTGAACGAAGATGAACGTCTTCTCCCCAAAGACAAGAAAACCAACCTTTTCAGTGCTCTtatcaagaagaagaagaaaacagctCCAACCCCACCCAAACGCAGCAGTTCTTTTCGGGAGATGGATGGCCATTCAGACCGCAGGATGGGTGGAGAGGATGAGACCCGAGATATCCTCAATGGCACTTTTATCACAGCTCCCTCAGATGCAGCCGAGCCATCCAAGTTCCCAAGTCCAAGCAATGGGTTGAATGTTAGCAATGGAGCTGTGTCAGGATCCTCAGGCTTCCGGTCTCCCCACGTGTGGAAAAAATCCATTGCATCAGCGAGTAGCCGCCTGGCAGCCAATGAAGAAGAAAGTAGTTCCAACTCCAGCAAGCGCTTCCTGCGGTCATGCTCTGCTTCTTGCGTACCCCACGGGGCCAAGGACACAGAATGGAGGTCAGTAACATTGCCTCGGGACCTGCAGTCCACTGGGAGGCAATTTGATTCTTCTACCTTTGGTGGGCACAAGAGTGAAAAGCCAGCTTTGCCTAGGAAACGGGCAAGTGAGAATAAATCTGATGTGACTTCTAGGGGCACGGTGACCCCACCACCCCGGCTACTGAAGCAAAACGAGGAGGGAGTTGACGATGTTTTCAAAGATACAGAGTCCAGTCCTGGTTCCAGCCCCCCAAGTCTGACGCCAAAACTTGTCCGTAAGCAAGTCACAGTGACAGCTTCCTCTGGCCTGTCCCACAaagaagaaactgggaaaactAGTGCCTTAGGAGCTCCTGCTGCACTGGAACAAGTCCCTGTTAGCAAAGCTGCCTCCAGTGCATTTATGGGAACCAATAAGGTCTCCAGTGAAGATCCCAGAGGGAGGAGGCACAAACATTCTTCTGAATCATTAGGGAAGGACAAGGGAAAGCTCTCCAGACTTAAAcctgcccctcctcccccaccgTCATCCTCTGCTGGGAAGTCCACCAAGCCTTCTCATGGCCCTGGCCATGACGCAGCGGGGGATGTAGGACCTAATCTTAAAGCAAAACAGTTGACTATGGTAGCAGATGCTGGGAACAGTGATGCTGCCAAATCAAACCAGTTAGGAGAGGGTGTCAAAAAGGCGGCACTCTCCTCTGCACCAAAGCCCCCATCATCCAACAAACCGTCAGCGGCCCCACTAACCACTCCAGCCACCTCCCCCTCTACTTTGCCATCTGCTTCATCAGCCCTGGGAGGGGAACAACTTTCATCCACTGCTTTTGTCCCTCTCATATCCACCCGAGTGTCCCTGCGGAAAACTCGCCAGCCTCCAGAGAGGCTTGCTAGCGGTGCTATCACAAAAGGTGTGGTCCTAGACAGCACTGAAGCCTTGTGCCTGGCTATCTCCAAAAACTCAGAACAGATGGTCAGCCATAGTGCTGTGCTGGAAGCAGGGAAAAACCTTTACACTTTCTGCGTGAGCTACGTGGACTCCATCCAGCAGATGCGGAACAAGTTTGCTTTCAGGGAGGCCATCAACAAGTTGGAAAACAACCTCCGTGAGCTTCAGATCTGCCCCGCGACG
Proteins encoded:
- the ABL1 gene encoding tyrosine-protein kinase ABL1 isoform X1, yielding MGQQPGKVLGDQRRPSLPALHFIKGAGKKESSRHGGPHCNVFVEHEALQRPVTASDFEPQGLSEAARWNSKENLLAGPSENDPNLFVALYDFVASGDNTLSITKGEKLRVLGYNHNGEWCEAQTKNGQGWVPSNYITPVNSLEKHSWYHGPVSRNAAEYLLSSGINGSFLVRESESSPGQRSISLRYEGRVYHYRINTASDGKLYVSSESRFNTLAELVHHHSTVADGLITTLHYPAPKRNKPTIYGVSPNYDKWEIERTDITMKHKLGGGQYGEVYEGVWKKYSLTVAVKTLKEDTMEVEEFLKEAAVMKEIKHPNLVQLLGVCTREPPFYIITEFMTYGNLLDYLRECNRQEVNAVVLLYMATQISSAMEYLEKKNFIHRDLAARNCLVGENHLVKVADFGLSRLMTGDTYTAHAGAKFPIKWTAPESLAYNKFSIKSDVWAFGVLLWEIATYGMSPYPGIDLSQVYELLEKNYRMERPEGCPEKVYELMRACWQWSPSDRPSFAEIHQAFETMFQESSISDEVEKELGKKVVRNVISTLLQAPELPTKTRTSRRAAENKDASELLDTSHLRSQGEDFLDHEPAVSPLLPRKERVPQDSNLNEDERLLPKDKKTNLFSALIKKKKKTAPTPPKRSSSFREMDGHSDRRMGGEDETRDILNGTFITAPSDAAEPSKFPSPSNGLNVSNGAVSGSSGFRSPHVWKKSIASASSRLAANEEESSSNSSKRFLRSCSASCVPHGAKDTEWRSVTLPRDLQSTGRQFDSSTFGGHKSEKPALPRKRASENKSDVTSRGTVTPPPRLLKQNEEGVDDVFKDTESSPGSSPPSLTPKLVRKQVTVTASSGLSHKEETGKTSALGAPAALEQVPVSKAASSAFMGTNKVSSEDPRGRRHKHSSESLGKDKGKLSRLKPAPPPPPSSSAGKSTKPSHGPGHDAAGDVGPNLKAKQLTMVADAGNSDAAKSNQLGEGVKKAALSSAPKPPSSNKPSAAPLTTPATSPSTLPSASSALGGEQLSSTAFVPLISTRVSLRKTRQPPERLASGAITKGVVLDSTEALCLAISKNSEQMVSHSAVLEAGKNLYTFCVSYVDSIQQMRNKFAFREAINKLENNLRELQICPATAGSGPAATQDFSKLLNSVKEISDIVQR
- the ABL1 gene encoding tyrosine-protein kinase ABL1 isoform X2, which produces MKMLEICLKLVGCKSKKGLSSSSSCYLEEALQRPVTASDFEPQGLSEAARWNSKENLLAGPSENDPNLFVALYDFVASGDNTLSITKGEKLRVLGYNHNGEWCEAQTKNGQGWVPSNYITPVNSLEKHSWYHGPVSRNAAEYLLSSGINGSFLVRESESSPGQRSISLRYEGRVYHYRINTASDGKLYVSSESRFNTLAELVHHHSTVADGLITTLHYPAPKRNKPTIYGVSPNYDKWEIERTDITMKHKLGGGQYGEVYEGVWKKYSLTVAVKTLKEDTMEVEEFLKEAAVMKEIKHPNLVQLLGVCTREPPFYIITEFMTYGNLLDYLRECNRQEVNAVVLLYMATQISSAMEYLEKKNFIHRDLAARNCLVGENHLVKVADFGLSRLMTGDTYTAHAGAKFPIKWTAPESLAYNKFSIKSDVWAFGVLLWEIATYGMSPYPGIDLSQVYELLEKNYRMERPEGCPEKVYELMRACWQWSPSDRPSFAEIHQAFETMFQESSISDEVEKELGKKVVRNVISTLLQAPELPTKTRTSRRAAENKDASELLDTSHLRSQGEDFLDHEPAVSPLLPRKERVPQDSNLNEDERLLPKDKKTNLFSALIKKKKKTAPTPPKRSSSFREMDGHSDRRMGGEDETRDILNGTFITAPSDAAEPSKFPSPSNGLNVSNGAVSGSSGFRSPHVWKKSIASASSRLAANEEESSSNSSKRFLRSCSASCVPHGAKDTEWRSVTLPRDLQSTGRQFDSSTFGGHKSEKPALPRKRASENKSDVTSRGTVTPPPRLLKQNEEGVDDVFKDTESSPGSSPPSLTPKLVRKQVTVTASSGLSHKEETGKTSALGAPAALEQVPVSKAASSAFMGTNKVSSEDPRGRRHKHSSESLGKDKGKLSRLKPAPPPPPSSSAGKSTKPSHGPGHDAAGDVGPNLKAKQLTMVADAGNSDAAKSNQLGEGVKKAALSSAPKPPSSNKPSAAPLTTPATSPSTLPSASSALGGEQLSSTAFVPLISTRVSLRKTRQPPERLASGAITKGVVLDSTEALCLAISKNSEQMVSHSAVLEAGKNLYTFCVSYVDSIQQMRNKFAFREAINKLENNLRELQICPATAGSGPAATQDFSKLLNSVKEISDIVQR